TTCCCATCACCTTTCGCTCCGCTAGTGACAACAAGACCTGTAAATGAACACTATGTTGAGATCAAATAATAAAGATAAATGAAGTACAAAATAGAGATAATATATTATTGATTTAAGAGAAGCAGAAGATTATGCAAATGAGCAAACCAATAGAGTTAACATAATTACAGTAAACAGACTACAATAAACGGATGAATAAAAAAGCTATTCACTGGCCATCCATTGTACTGATCTTTCAAAACACAGCGATCCCCATCCCCATTATCTGCAATAACTATATCCTAATATTCTGTAGAGGTTCCACACATCAACAACAAAATCGCTATTCTAAAGAGAGATAAGCACAAAATCTTGAACATGGTGAATCACTCAATCAGCACAGAAATAGAAACAATCATGAGGTTGCTGTCTGTTCTTTGCTCTGGAAAATCTGCCTCATTCAGCATCAAATGAAAGCTTGCAACtcaaaaaaggttaaaaaaaaaggacacCCAGAAATATAACAGATGTAGGAATTTGTGTGCATAAAAAGATAAGGTAAGAGCAAACGTACAGGATTGCCATTTATTCACTGCCATAGCACTAATTTTTTGAGTATGCCCCACTGAATTTTGGTTATCACCACCCAGCGTATAGAGGCAAGACCCTGTAATGCAGTCCCATACCTATCCTCCAATTACAGGAAGAGAAGCGATGAATAGTGTTGTTCTCACAATAGTTGCAGTAATCAGcacagaacaaaaaaaaaagccaggTACCTTCAATAAATTAGAAGCACAAGATACGATACTTGCTCCTTTGACTGCAAACCCGACAGACTGGATCTGAGAACATTAAGTAGAACCAAGTAAAAATACTAATCAGCGTTATAAAAGCAAGCGTAAGCATGTCAAATAATAGAAACCAAAGCATAATAGCCAAAAATCACAGAATTCTAATATAATGTGTAATTCAGATTGGTTATTACTTGCGCAACAAAGACTCGTAACTGGCAGTATCACAATTCAAAATTACCAAAAATATGCTTATGAAAGCGGTCAGTTTCTCATTGTATAGGGCATGCTTAGAACGTAGAAGCAATGTGTCAAAGAATTGAGCGTGAAGCATGAAACAGAAATATTGCAAGAGAAAGGCTCAAGCATGCTGCATCCACATGATTATCTTTATCATTATTTCCATCTCACATACTCACATCACATGATAGTGAGCAttttatccagctaggaatggGTACCATCATGCAATCAACAAAGGAAAGGGACGAAGGGGTTATGGATGAACTAGCTCAAAACGTACTGAATGTGTAGATGCAACAAGAAAACTTATTTGGCATACCTTGGTATTGTGGCCTCTGAGCTGAATTGCCCTTCCAGAAAGAAGATTGAAAAGCAATAACTCGTTGGGTGCCTGAATTAATGAAATATTAAATAATAttacataaataaaaaaagacgTACCCACTACTAAAAGCACCAAACAAGGTACAATATATTAAAATATGGAGATCTAAATTGATGAAAGCCgagcaggagtaaataggaaactggagttgtggcgggagaccctagagtcaaaaggttttagtcccagcagaactaaaactgaatatatgagatgtgacttcggcactactacacatgaggagggagatgtcagttcggaaagccaagtagtgctcaggaaggatacatttcgatatttgggatcaatgctacaacgagatggggatattgatgaggatgttagtcatagaatcaaagcggggtggatgaagtggcgccAAGCATCGGGAGTTTTATATGAcgagggtaccattgaagctaaaaggcaagttttataggacgaCGATTAGACTtgcaatgttgtatggtgcagaatgttggcctacaaaaagacgaCATGTCCAGTAGATAAGTGTTGCGAAAATGTGTATGCTGCGTTGGattgtggtcatacgagaagggatcgagtccggaaCGAGGATATAcatgataggttaggggtagcaccaattgaagaaaagcttatccaacaccggatgagatggtttggacatgtccaacgaaaGCCTCCAGAGGCACCGGTAcatagtggaaccctaaggcgtgacagtaatgtgaagagaggttgaggaagaccaaaattgacatgggaagaggcaataaaaggagatttgaagggatggaatataactaaagatttagccctggatagggtgcttggaaaacagctattcatgtgctcgaaccctgatttgtggctcttgttgggtttctactctagcctaccccaacttgcttgggactgaaaggctatgttgttgttgttgttgatggaGATCTAAATTCTTACACAAAGATAAAGGAACTTTAAGACATTGCAATGATGATTTTTACAGTACCAGGAAAAGACAAGGTATTATTGAATAGAAAATGTAATGTGAATCATAAACAGCACTAACCTCATTAGAGCTAGAAACAAGCTGAGGCAACCCTTCTGGATGAAATTTTACATCAAGAACTTTGCGGACACCTTGCTGGGGCAACGCAACAGTAAAAACATCAGATAGGAGTGCATAGATGCAACAATAACAAAAAAGACAACGCAAAACCTTCTTGTCCcaagcttctttttttttgagaaatcgTCCCAAGAAAATTGCGTAGGCTAAATGAAACTTTGAGCCGCTCCCAAGAAGGGGGGgaagtttataaaaaaatatgaaatgcaTCAATAATAGTGATATTTCTGGAAACATTCAAGTTTTGTCCTTTAAGACCTCTACCAACAATTTGTCAATCCAGTCCTCCCTCTTGCTGATTGACTTTTGGATAAAAATTCCTTAGAGAAATAGTTATGGTTGCCTGGTGGACCATGTGGTGTCACAGCAGTAACAACATTTTTGAATCTGGAATTCTTTCTTTAGCTACATGGGAAGGTATGTTCAGAGAGGATTTGGCTCTATTCTTGCATAGAGCAAAACCTACCCTAAGGGTATTGTTAGAAAAGTGGTCGTTTAATTTCTAACAGTCGACTGGGTGGGGTTTACTTTGGGCTTACAGCTGATGTAACAAATTGTACAGACTCCCTCCAGTTCACAATGTTTGTCCATAGCACACCATGTGCACTAACCAAGGAAGTATGATCCAAGAAAAGGTCATAGTGATTGATCATTGATGCCCCAATTAAATAACATCAAACAACCACTTCTCTTCTTTCAAAGCATTTAATTAGGGGAATGCAGTGGAAATATTGCAATAACTACACTCTCAATATCCTCAATGGACAAACATTGTAAAATTTATTCTCCCAAGGCCATGGacaaacatagttaaacagaaTAGTTAAATTTATTTTACTTGAGACAGGAACCAAATATGTATGGGTTTCAGTTACAAGCAGAAACAAGTGTGAACGTAATAAAAAAATGTACACGAGAAGAGTGCTTAACATTGCATAAAGAGATGATAGTCAAAGCAAACCATCAGATATCAAAAATATGAACTTGCACAAATTCCACTGTCAAATGCGTAAGAGATCCATACCCTGTCATGGGGCTGAGCAGAAGGAGCGCTTGATGTATAAGCACATGAAGTTGGACACCAAGACAGGTAATTTTTTCTCACAAGAGGTACTGCAGGCCCTTCAAATTGGACTGCAggtgaattccatcctaattgAAAATCAAGAAATAACTCATTACAAATTCACAAAAAATGAAAAAGGTAGACAGAATTGTTTAGGAAGGGGGAAAAAGCAACTGAGCAGTGAGCACTAATCTTTAGAGAACAAACTTGCCTTCAAGAAATGGAGTCCATCTTTCAGAATTTCGTCCAGCATAACCTCCACAAGAAGAAGCTTGAGACCAACTGGCACCAGTTTCACGTCCCTCAAGACAGAACAATATATTcttcttattatctctatgtgaGAACAGTGGATTAGCATGTCCTTTCCAAATATTGAAATTTCTTGCAGTGTCACTATTTGAACTAGAATTTTGTTCATTCCGCACGGTTTCTGCATGGTGTCACCACACTTGGTCAGTTGATACAGATCTGTTGAACATATTTGCAATTTATAATAGCTTAAAAAGCAATATTTAATTAAAAATCGGATAATTATGGATTaacattattattttttttaaaacaaagtGTAACACGCCAGCATTCCTGGGTGCATCTCAGCATGCTTAGAACATTGTAGCCTAATCTACAAACTACATTAAAATATCCAAGATTGACAGGAATCATAACTATCTTACAAAGTCGATGTCATTTTGTAAGGTGAGCAGTCAACCTTGCAAAAAGTTAAGACAGACATAAACGAAGATTTTCATTTATGGATCGATGATGTTATGGATTTTTCACCAAAAGTACCTCCAAAATATAGTAGAAAGCTGAAAAAGTACTGCTCAAAGGCTTGCATATAAAAAACAACTATTTTGGAACAGAAACAGCATGAATGAGGCAAACCAAAAAGGGTGTATTTAAGATCAACTTGCACCGGCTATAACAGATGATTAATCCTACATCAGGCAAAATGACAAACCTGTCGATGCTTCACTATAACACCATGCAGGTGTAACAATGATAGGGTTTCTCTTCCTCTTTTGCCCAAGTTCACTTTCTGTGGCTCCTGCTGGTATTGACTTTTCATTGACAAAAACCTCTGTTGCCTCTGAAGGGGCTGATGGACTTGCAATAGTGGCACCTTCTTGTACAGTCATGTTAGCCTCTGGATTTTGAAATTCCACATATGATGAATCTGCTTCTTTAATGGCAACGGTACGGCATTGCTTTAACAGCACAGCAGTCAATTGGTTCTGCAAGTCTGTCAAACTGAAACACATAAAAGAATATGTGAGCAAGAACTATTTACAACTTAACAGACATAGTTCAGAGTTAGCTGCCTACAGTTCATATTTGAGCAaagcttctttctttttggacaATGATGTCTTCTTGTCCCTAAGAGTTGCATTTCCACCTTGAAATCTGCCTGTGGCACCACTGTGTTGTCTGCCTGCACTGCTACTTGGTATCCTACCTGCAATTTGCCAGAATACTAACTTATTATGGAGACACTTAAAGTATcacttcaaaaaaaatatgcaaaaatatCAAAAGTATACCTGTTACTGGAGGTGTTGTTTTCTGCAATGGCGCTATGTTTTCTACTGGAGCGACTGGAGCAGCACTCGGTTGAGCTGTGGCTCTAGCCGCAGAAAGCTGTAGTGTCTGCAAATCAAGAATCAGCTTTTGTACTCCTTGGCAGTTTAGCTCTTACAAAGAATAGGGAGAGAAAACATTTCTTGCAGCAATCGATCAAACAGTTAAGAAATCCCAATGTACCTTTGGCAACTTCCCCTTCTTTTTTAGCATCTTCAAATGCATCCTCTGGGTATAATGAATCAAATGGTATTTTGAATGCTTCTCAACCAGCCTGTCCATTATCTTCGGGTTCGATGTAAGCCAGTCAGATATTTGCTGTGTTGCAACTAGTGAGTCCATCTCAAGAGATTCCAACCACTGGTACACAGGCTTCCATAGATCAGTTCGCTGGAACCTGTAGGGGAATGCACTCTGGTCTGCATCTAAAACCTGACAAAAAGGACAAAACAAAAGTTAACTGTGACTCAGTTTTGTTGAACGATTATGGGGAATCTAAAAGACAGGATTTGTATCCAACAGATATGGAGAAGGATAGTTCCATCAAAGCTATTGCGCAGAAGCAGCAGACAGAATATGGGGAATATAGAAGACAGGCAGATATGGAGAAGGATTGTTCCATTGGAATTACCACACAGAAGCAGCAGACTACATGAAATACAGAGAGCTGATAAAACATTTCAGTTAAGGGACCAATGTGCTCAATGAGCTCCGAACTGAACTGATCGCCACAGTAGTTCAACCATTCCCACAAACTCTGCATAATCAGGAAACCAAACTAACCATACTAACACAGAGCAACTCCAAATTCCAAGGTCTGGTAGCCTTTCTATTAAAAACCCATAGAAACTAAACAAGCTCAACATCTACAACAGAGCATTAGAGTAAACCCAGCTCAGTGGTCATTGGATTGATTCAGAAATAAACCACATCCATACTCATCAGATTCGATGCCCAAAAAATGACACAGACGAAGCACGCCACCCAATCAATCCCATCAACTGGACAATCTGGGAGTCACATAATGATTCGCAAGCAGGTGAGGCGTAGTCGGGGTTGGTTTACCTGGTCACCGCGGAGGGCGAGGAGGCGCTGGTGTAGCTGGGAGCGGGGGAGGGATGGGAGCTCGGGGCGGTGGGCGTCGATGTAGACGTCGACCTCGGGCTCGGTGGGCGGCCGTCCGTCGGGGAAGGACTCGAGCCAGGCGCGGGCGGCGATCTCCCATGGGTGCGGAGGTCGCGtcgaggagggaggcggcgcggcgggggtcTGGGGTtggggaggggtcgggttcGGGGGCGTGGCCGGGGCGGCCGACGCGGGGGTAGGGGTTTGGGGGTGGAACGGCGCGGGGACggggagggggagcggcgcgtCCGGCGGGAGCGCGCGGAGCGGGAGGATGGCCTGCGGCTCCGGCATTCGTGGCGGAGTCGGAGGCCGGAGACGAAGAGGGGGACGCGACGGGGCCTGCCGACCTGGTATGGTGGGTTTTGGGGGGTTTGCTTGTGCTTGTGCTCGATGGCACGTTAAAGTAGGAAACTAGGAAATGAGGAGAATTAGGGTGCGCTTAGTGATTCAATGTGAGAATTTGATTATCCGGTGAAAGTGATTTTCTATCAAATTGTTTGGAGACATATGACAAATTGTGCATTTAAAATATTTGTAGAGTTTATCAAAGTCCATGATCTCTTTTACATTATTATAGCCTACAACCAAAACTTTAAATGAGAGCAAAAGATGCCcggatatgcataaattcagaAATCTTTCTAGCAAAGTCATCATGAAACATATCTATGTTCTTATCACTTGAATGTAAAGGTAGGTGTATTGGGTATTGGTATGGAGGCTATGTAACCTATATCCTAATCATATCGTTGGGAAAAAATCCTGTGATCTCACCAGCCCGTGTGATCTCTCCTCTAACATGGAACATGGTACCTACCCTTGTATGGTGCCAAATAATCTGGCTTATTAAAATATTCAGAATCAACAATATAACTTTTCCTTAGCACTTTGCACATAACTTGCATGGAAAGCATAAATGAAAAATAGTGGAGCAAGATCTACCTAGGTGAGGATGTGGAAAGATCTTATTATCCGCAATAATAGTGCGATAGAGTACGATAGTATTATGCATGGAGCTTAGCTGACCGATAGATATATATAGTTCAAACACATATCAACATATACCATTTCTATCACATTTTGGCTTGATTTACCTGATTTACCAGTACATGTGAGAGAATCCTTTGGAGGTGGCGTTGCACCGATACGACTCCTATCAATAGCTCCAATGCAATTTTTAAAGTATGGATACATTCATGTGCCATTTCTAATCCTTGCATGTTGTATATGTAAGCTTGATCCTTTGGCTGAATCTAGTCTAAAAAATTCTAGTAATTGTCTCTCCAATCCGATCGATTGCTAACCTTCACTTGCTCAGCAAACAACTCATGAACCATCCTAAGGTTTCAACACTCAAATCCGCACTATCGATCATTGTGTTGTCCAAGAAATATATCATGAATTCCAGAATATACAACAAACAAGCAAGATTTATACAACAATATAATCAATTTGCATAGGAACAAACTTGAGGGGAAAGTGTGAAACTTGTTGACTGAGAATTAGCTTTCAGAGCTGGGGGAGCAGTTTTTATTTTTGGATTCACAAGTTCAGTACAAAAATGGTGAATTGCTCCCATAAACCCAAAAACCCGTTTGGTACTGCCATCCAAACATACCCTTAGAATTGAAGCATTTCAGCAAACGCGTCACACAATAAAATGCTCGCATAAAATTTCAACGAAGCAAATATTTGGAGATTattatttcaaagaaaaatccaacatgtttggcacattttttttcagttttcaaTATGCCAGAATGCTAGGTTTATTTGTATGATTAGTCACAATAAGTTCTGATTCCATGTCCAAGGTCAATAACACGTCAACATGGTACTTCTCGTAAATTTGAGCAATTAAGAAAGAAATCTCAACAAAAGTAAATATCCACATGACCGATATCCGCTTCTGAGCATAGGAGCATCCGTGTGTCTCATGCCTACATTCAGGCATTCTGGCTCTTTGGATCTGACCATTTTTTGAGTCTATGAGA
The genomic region above belongs to Setaria italica strain Yugu1 chromosome VI, Setaria_italica_v2.0, whole genome shotgun sequence and contains:
- the LOC101766015 gene encoding uncharacterized protein LOC101766015, whose protein sequence is MPEPQAILPLRALPPDAPLPLPVPAPFHPQTPTPASAAPATPPNPTPPQPQTPAAPPPSSTRPPHPWEIAARAWLESFPDGRPPTEPEVDVYIDAHRPELPSLPRSQLHQRLLALRGDQVLDADQSAFPYRFQRTDLWKPVYQWLESLEMDSLVATQQISDWLTSNPKIMDRLVEKHSKYHLIHYTQRMHLKMLKKKGKLPKTLQLSAARATAQPSAAPVAPVENIAPLQKTTPPVTGRIPSSSAGRQHSGATGRFQGGNATLRDKKTSLSKKKEALLKYELLTDLQNQLTAVLLKQCRTVAIKEADSSYVEFQNPEANMTVQEGATIASPSAPSEATEVFVNEKSIPAGATESELGQKRKRNPIIVTPAWCYSEASTETVRNEQNSSSNSDTARNFNIWKGHANPLFSHRDNKKNILFCLEGRETGASWSQASSCGGYAGRNSERWTPFLEGWNSPAVQFEGPAVPLVRKNYLSWCPTSCAYTSSAPSAQPHDRQGVRKVLDVKFHPEGLPQLVSSSNEAPNELLLFNLLSGRAIQLRGHNTKIQSVGFAVKGASIVSCASNLLKVWDCITGSCLYTLGGDNQNSVGHTQKISAMAVNKWQSCLVVTSGAKGDGKLLLWNALRGELASDLNSNLRSQDMVYPSVDTMEFYSENHLACGSDCDYGGSAVVQLWDIDSPESYLSFSASDSYITSLKVNPAGNTIITGSGDGTIGIFDIRTCSATNHLSVGSGCEVTSVSFSNCGTYFSASSTSNNTLVWDTRLVPINQSKDVSQSRDMRFFRPLHCLSHGNQMPTAEFTSQLPGHVDEGDQGVNATQWLHGEPVLVTVSGDGSVGMWDVTLGQPCVRHIVTHTRCANAVAVAPNDEYISTGGSDQKVVLYHNRSGRTHLNWRLSHPLQGND